From Paenibacillus sp. PL2-23:
CCGATTGAGGATCAAGGATGACGGTCAGCTGCAGGGAATGAATGATGATCATAAGGAAGCTAAGAAGGCGGCTGGCAGGGGGGAATGGACGCAAGCGAAACAATTGGCACAAAAGGCGGTTAAGCTTGCCAACAAGCTGGATAAGCTGGCCGATTTGTTCCGAGACTTCTCGGATGGGAATAAGCCCAAGCTGCTGCAGGGCACGCTAATGCAGATATTCAATAAGCTGGGGCAACGTACGGATTACACCAATCAAGACGCGCTGCAATATATGCAGGATATATATGAACAGCAATGTGCGGTCTCTAGGTACAATTGGCTGACGTTCCTGGGGATTGCCGGCGGGAATATTGTAGGCACGAATAACGATCATTATACGACCTTTAACGACTCTGTTCCGCCCCATGCATCCTTCTCTGTAAAGGGCAAAACAAAAGTGAAATTATGCGATGAATTGTTCGGCATTGGCAATGATATGCTGCGGCTCCACTCCACGCGAGTTGTTGGCACGGCCCGTTATCATCGCTATTGGCAAACGGAAGGCCAGCTCGCGCCCATCTATTCGCAGAATGTCACGGAAGATAACTTGGCGAGCACCAATACGCAAGCTTACGATGCCCTTAACCTGCGTTATCAATCCATGCGCGACCATATGCTGACCAAGGCGCAGGAGGCGATTGACCTGCATGGACGCGTGGGCAACAATGATCGAGGGCAGCAGCTGGTGTTCCCGTCATAGCACGGCATAGAAAGGAATGAACGATCACTGCTTCCCTATGATTGGCAAAACAACCTCACAGAATGGCTTGGGGAATGGGGCCCATGGGCCATTCTGATCAGTCTTCTGCTTAATATGGTAATCAGCATATTCGGCTTTATACCATCCGTCTTCCTGTCAGGAGCGAATGTGGCGATATTCGGCCTTGTGCCTGGCTTCCTGATCTCCTGGATCGGTGAAATATTAGGCTCCATTGTGACCTACTGGCTCTATGGAAAAGGCGTAACGTGGTTCTTACATAAGCAACAGAGGAATTGGAAATGGCAGCGCTCATGGCGCGATATGAGCCGCAGAAAGCAATTCACTGCGCTCCTATTGGCCCGGATTACGCCCGCGGTGCCTTCCGCATTCGTGACGATAGCCGCATTGGCGAGCTCCATTCCATTTGGCGTCTATTTATTCGCTACGATCATTGGGAAGCTGCCCTCCATCGCCATGGAGACCTTGCTCATGCACGACCTGCTGTTTCTGAAGGAGCATGCGTTCCGATTCATGATATCCCTTGCTTTATTGCTGGCGCTTTATCTCTATTTGAGAAAACAAACGAAGAAATTCACATAAGCGACAAACATTTTTGACAAATTCATGAGGTTTGCAAAGATGCAACATCTGGTCGATTCGTTATGGTAACCTATACTTGAGAATCGACTTAGAAGGAGTGTTCGTGTCATGCGGATGCAAAGCAATGCGATGAGCGTTGAACCGATTTCGACATCAGTGACCAAGGTGCTCTTCGAAACGATCAAAATAGGCATCGTGAAATCAAATCTTATCGCGATGATAGCGGGACTCAGCATGGCGATGTATGTCCATCAAATTGCGTTTCTGGACAAGATCGGCAATATGGCCCTGGCCTTGATCGGTTCGACATTTGTTATCGGAGCCGCCGGCATTTTCAATAACTTATATGACCGGGACATCGATCGTTTGATGAACCGGACCAAAAACAGGCCAACCGTATCCGGCATTATTGATGTATGGAGCGGACTTCTCCTTGGCGGCTGGATTGCGCTTGGAGGACTGGTGGCGCTGTATATTGCTTCGCCTTTGGCCGCGCTCATGGGCTTTCTTGGCTTATTCCTGTACGTAGTGCCTTATACGATGTGGACCAAGCGGAGAACGGTGTACAATACCGAAGTGGGGAGCTTGTCTGGAGCGATGCCGCCTCTCATCGGATGGGCCGCTATCTCGCCGGATATTTATCACCCTGGCTCCATCGCCTTGTTCGTGTTAATGGTCATCTGGCAAATGCCGCATTTCTATGCGATTGCCATTCGCCGCATGGAGGAATATCGAGCGGCCGGCATTCCGATGCTGCCCGTCGTGAAGGGTATACGGAGAACATACCTCCAGATGAACGTCTACTTGGCAGCGCTGTTCCTTAGCAGCTATCTGTTCTGGTCATTCAACCCTTATATCGCGGCAGCGAACGCGCTGCTGAGCCTCGTATGGCTTGTCATGAGCGTCAGAGGCTATCGCCGGCAGCAAGAGGAGCAGTGGGCGCGCTCGATGTTCATTTTCTCCTTAAATCATATTACGATCTTGCTGCTGATGATTGTCGGGTATTGTATAGCGGCACCATTATTCCAATAAGGTCTGCTCAACCAGCCTTCTTATTCCTCCTCGTGGGGAAGAGAAGGCTTTTTTTTATATCGGCAAAATGAACCTTTTGGAGCTGTTGTTTGTTTATATAACAAACAGCAATCCAAGCAGACGGGGGAGGTGGTACATATGAAAAGCGACAAAGAGCTGTTCGAGGCCAACAAGGAGGATGTTTATAAGCTTTGCCGATTGATGTCCAGCAGCCAGAGCGATGCGGAAGACATTTGCCAGGAGGTATTTGTGAAGGCGCTTGGACAAGACCGGAGCCGGATAACCGAAGAGAAGGCTTGGCTGCTGCGCATAGCCGCCAACCTGTGCCGGAATCAATACAGCCGGAGGAAGCGAGGGCTTCAGAAGGAGCTGTTATCCTATTTCCTTAGGAAGCCTGCCCTGCCTTTGCAGCCCGATGACCAGGTGATAAGGCGAGAGCAGCAAGATGAGTTTGTGAAATGGCTGGAGGAGCTCCCGATCAAGCTTCGCGCGGCCTTGTCACTCCGTTACGGCAATGGTCTGTCCTTGGAGGAAACGGCCAAGGTGCTGGACATTCCGCTTGGCACCGTCAAATCGCGAATTCATAAAGGGTTGGCAGTATTAAGAGGGCGGATAGAAGCTGAGGAACGCTATAACAGGAAGGGAGAGAATTGCTATGACGCATTTAGTGGAAAAGAAGCTTGAAGCAATCGCAAGAGCCGGGGAACCCGATTATGAAATCATGTGGGGGCGCATTGAGAAGCGGCTAGGTCATGTGCGTCCTATCACGACTCGTCCAGGTATATCCGGCAACAAGAAGAAAACCATCATCCTGGCCGCATCGGTTGCGATTATGACCGCAGTACCCGTGGTGGCATCCGTCCATAACAGCGGCTGGGAAAGCTTGTGGAATGGCCAGAGCTCCTATAACGCAATCGAGCTAGGGCTTGGGAATCGTCTGGATCACACCGTCACCAGCGGAGGAATCGCTATGACACTGAACGGCGTGGCGACTGACGACCAGCGGATGAATATACTACTGACTATGGACGATACCGACCTTCCGGCATACGATGTCGTCACATTCGATCGTTCTCAGCTGGCCTCGGAGAAGGGTGTGGAGGATGGTATTCAAGTGCAGCTCAAGCATGTTCCCGAAGAGGGTCGTCTGTATGGCTTGGCAACCGTCCAGAACAATCTCGGAGACGGAAGGGAGCGTTACCAGCTTACGCTGGACCATCTAGTCTTCTACAAATATACCAGCGTGCCAGTCGCTATTAAGCCAGCTCAGTCCCAAGGCAAAGCTGTACAGCTTGTGGGCAGCCCTGCCAAGTCCATAGCTATAATTTCTACCATTCGAGAAAACAATGTGCTTACCGTACGTTATGAGCTTAATGGCGTTAACGATTATTTGAAGCACAACCCGCAGCTTCAGCTCGTCTCAGGCGATCAGGTGCTGAAGCCGCAGAATTCAGCCCTCCTCCCCTCTGAGAAACCGAATGTGCTCTTACGTCAAAGCACCTTCAACATCTCTGATGCCGATCTTGCTAAAGCACGCTTCGAGCTTGCCGCTCTGGAGGAGGCAGGAAGGAAAGAGGGCAGCTGGCGCTTTGATTTCAAGGCAGCTGGCAAAAAAGCGGCCCAAGCGATATTTGCGATGACGCTGAATCCCGATACGGTTGTCAATGATTCCTATATGAAATTTACGGAATTAGTTGTTACCCCTCTTGAGATACGCTTGATGTACGACGAAAAGCAAAACTTTCCAGAACCGGGACAACCGCTCATTCAATATGAAACGGTTAAGCTCATTGCTGATGGACGAGAATTGGACAGCGGAACAGGGTTCAACACAACGGAAGATGGAAGATACTACCGCAGGTTCGAGCTCCCGAGCTGGTATGAGCAGAAGGCCTGGGGTTCTGTACCCATTCAGGTCATTCTATCCGGTCAAAAAGCGCAGGAGCGCGCAGAAGCGGATCATGCCGTCACATTGGCCCAGCCCTCCGCAAGCAAGAAGACGGCTACGACGGAGCAGCATGGAGCGACGGTTACCTTTACTTATTACAAGGACGGCAAGGACCTAATGGTGGAGTCGGCTTCCGACAATCCCTTGTTCGGAGGCATTACCCAAAGCTATCTGAACATCAATGGCGAGAGAATGTTCCCCGAGTTGAATCCGACTCCTCCTGGAGGAAACGGGACTAATCGGAAGGTCGAACGTTATGTCAATGTGCCGAATGGCGACTTGACTCTGAACCCTTTCCTTTATGTATGGTTCGATCCCAAAGCAACAACAGTGCTGCAGCTTCAGTAACACGAAGCTGGAGGTGATTCAAACATGGCGCTATGGCTTTAAGAGATACTAGGCTACCAGAAGGAAAGGAGTGTCTAACATGGCGCTAAAACAAACCTTGTATGTATCTGTATCCAACAAAAGTCTGAATACGGAGCCCTCCATGAATGAGCAGCTTGAGGTTCACGGAACGGAGGAGGAGCTCCAGAGACTCCGTCAACTGCTGGAAAAGGTGGAGCGGGATGATGAGACGACCCACCTGAGAGCTCCCATCCCTTATAAATCGGCTGATCACGATGAAGCCACGGATCAATTTAACGAGGATTTGATCAGGCTCTATCACGCCATCTTCGCATTGGGGACTGACAAGACGAAGGCTCACATCCGGGAGATGAATATCCTTCATAAGCTGCAGGATACGGACTACAATTATCCTGGCTATGAGCGATAGAGCTAGAGCAGCACCCGCTTGGAACTGTATTATAAGACAAGCAAGCCGGATCTCTTATCGATCCGGCTTTTTGGTGCGCATAGGCTTATTCGACTTATTCCCTTTTTGACGAGGATGACGCAAGTGCAGCATTGATCTCACCGCCCAGCATGATAATAATAGAGCTGATATACAGCCAGATCAGAAGGATAATAATGCCGCCGATGCTTCCATAGGTTTTGGAATAGTTGCCGAAATGATTGATGTAGAACTGGAACAGCAGCGAGGTCGCAATCCAGCCAAAGGTCGCGAACAGCGCACCGGGAAGGGCTGATTTGAAGGAAATCAGACGATTGGGCACAATCCAATAGAGCAGCGAAAAAACAACAATCATAAAAGAAATGGGTACAACATATTTCAACGTGTCCCAGATCGGACCGAAGCCAACCGGAGATGGGAACCAATTAAATATAAACCTCCCGATGACCTCCCCAAAAATAAGCAAAACAATGGCCAGCATAATAGCAATAGCCAGCACCACTGTCGCCGCCAGCGAGATCGCTCTCACCTTCCAGAACGGCCGGCTTTCTTCGACATCATAAGCTTTGTTAACGCCCTTAATTACCGCATTGACACCGTTGGACGCTGACCAAAGCGTTGCAATCATACCGATGGACAGCAGCGCACCCCTGCTATCGCTTGTGACCTCCTGCAATATGCCCTCAATGGCTTCGCCTGTCTGCTCCGGAAGCAGTCGAATGAGCTCAGCAACAACGCTGTCGCCGGACAACTGAACGAAGCTCATCAGGCTCACCACAAAGATCAGGAAGGGGAAAAACGACAAAATGAAATAATACGTCAGCTGCGCCCCTAACGCAGGCACATCATCATCTCGGAATCGGCAATAGACATTTTTGAATAGCAGATACAGCTTGGAATCTCGTATCATAGCTCTCACTCCTCTCATAAGAAGGTAAACAAGAGAAGCCGCGCTTTAAACAATGCAATAAATCCCTTAACAGAAATTCACCGGCGATTTCCTTTGATCCGGAGACGGAGGATCCCGATGTTGTGATCATAGGCTCTGAGCTAGAGGGGGCTTATCTGGCACGCGCTGCACATGACGAAGGCTTGAAGGTGCTGATGCTGGATCCAAGGGAGAAGGTTGGCGGCCAGCTGCTGCAGGGACAAATGCTGTATTTGGATGAGCCCACCGATGATGCTGGCAATACCCTTCTGCAAGGCCAAGTGAAAACCTTGTTCCAGGAGTTTAAGAGGGGAAACATTCGCAAGCTTGAGGAGTTTCAAGTGTACGTAGATGAACTGCTGTCCGGCATTCCCATTCAGTCTGGCATTGAAATCGTTGATGTACAAATGAATCAAGGGGAAAGAAAAGAAGTGAAGGCGCTCACGTACAAAAAAAGCTCAGGTGAAATAAAAACGATACAGGCCAAGTACTGGGTGGAGAACACCGATGCTGCTTATTTATCAAGCCGACTATCTGACACGCGAATTCCAGGGGTTGAAACCATTTTCAAAGTGGACGGCAAGGCGTATATGGCTTCCTCGCTTATGATGAAGTTCAAGGGCGTTGACTGGAAAAGGTTTCAAAAGGAAGTAAACGCATTAGACGATTCTGCCAAAGCGGACAAGTATGGGGCCTATACTTTCGTAACGGATACCTTTACGTGGGGCTTTGGCAAGGTCGGAGGGAGCTTCACGCCCAGCCGGGAGGACATATTTTTGCGCGGTCTAAATATTCTGAACCAAGGGGATGGAGAAGCCTTAATTAACGCATTGCTGATTCATAATGTTGAGCCTACGGACGAAGCGCGTGTGCAAGAAGCCGTTGCCTTAGGGAAGTCTGAAACGGAACGGGTGCTCCTGCATTTGCAGCAAAAGCTGCCTGGATGGGAGGAAGCCGCAATTAATGACTTTCCTGACTATCTCTATATTCGAGATTATGACCGCTACGAGACAGAATATGTTCTCACAGCAGCAGACCTGTTATCGGGTACCATGTTCTGGGACAATGTGAGCATTGGCGGTTATCCGCTGGATATTCAGGGTATTCAGCAGAGTCCTTGGGGGGTCAGTCTAGGCAGACCGGATCAATATGGCATGCCTTTACGATCCTTTATGCTGAAGGATTATGCCAATGTCGTCGTCGCCGGAAAAAATGTAGGGGCCTCCGCTCCAGCATACGGAAGCGCGCGTATTCAAGCCAATACAGCGCTTGCCGGTGAAGTCATCGGCATTATGCTTGGCCAGATAAATGGACAAAAGTCGCTGCTGGATATGACCGAGGAAGAAATGGCGGAGCTTCAGCATTATATTGAGAAAAAATATGACATTCAGCTTGTGTCGGAAGGCGCCGTGAATAAAATTAAAGATTATAGTAAGGAAGAGCTTAAACTTATCATTGAACACTCCCGCCACCTAAGAGGTGGAGGATTCTTGGGTTGCTGCTCCTCACGGAACAAAGTCGTAGCGATATTTTTTTGAAATATCGTACACCAAGCGATCCCTGTGGTTCCCACAGTTCCTATTTTATTCGTTACTGGGCCATGGCCTTTATGTTTTGTGCCGCATTCCAATCTCGGTCATGTGGCGTTTGGCAAGATACACATGTCCATCCCCGCACGCTCAAATCCCTCACTTCTGCTTGCTTGTACCCACAGACGTGACAGGTTTGGCTCGTTGGCGCAAATACCGGTGTTTCCTTGATCGTTCGCCCATACCACTTGGCTTTGTAATGCAGTTGACGGCTCATTTCACCCCAGGATGCATCTGCTATGTGTTTGGCGAGGTGTCGTTGTTTCATCATGTTTGCAATACGTAAGTCCTCGAGACAGATCGTTTGGTTTTCACGGATCCATTTCGTAGTCTGCTTATGCATCGCGTCTAATCGGCTATTTCGAATCCTTTCATGGATGAGGGCGACTTTTCTTTTCGCTTTAGACCAGTTACTTCCGCCTTGTTTCCTTCTTGCAAGGATGCGCTGCCATTTCGTGAGCAGCCGTTCATATCGCAATGTATATCTTGGATTATCCATTGCAGGACCTTCCGAAGGCACGGCAAGATACTTGATACCCACGTCAATGCCAAGTATGCTGTCCGTTAAAGGAAGAGGCTGGATGTCAACCTCGCATACCAACGATACAAACCATTTGCCGCTTGGGGCTAGTCGTACGGTAGCGGATAGGATCCGGCCTTCGATCTCTCTTGACTTGGCATAGGGTACCCAGCCGAGCTTGGGAAGTTGCAGACGGTTTCCCTTCACGGCAATGTTCCCGTTCGTATATCGCGTCGTATAGCTTTGTACGGGATACTTGCGGCTCTTGAACCGAGGTAGATCGTTCTGCTTGTTGAAGTAGCGCTGAAATCCGTCAGCCAAGTTTCGAACAGCCGACTGCAGGGCAATGCTGTCCACTTCTTTCAACCACGACCACTCGCGCTTCATTTCAGGAAGCTGCGTTGCACAGGTGTTGTAGGACAAACCTTTGCCTGTAGCTTGATAGGTCTGACTCCATTTTGCTAGGAGGTGGTTGAACACAAAGCGGCAGCAACCCAACGTTTTGCGCAGTTGCATGATTTGTACATGACTAGGATAGATCCGAAATTTGAAGGCTTTATGCTGGAGCATCGTCTGATTCGTCACCTCGCTGCAAAAGAGATGAATGTTAACCTATTCCAATTATAGCACAAATGTTCGTGTCTATCCATGAGCAAAATTCCCGATTCATCCCCTGCCTACGCTCTCCCAGTTATTCGCTCCCTAAATGGGAAACAGGCTGCCTCGGGGGAGGCAGCCTGTTCTTGCTCAGTTTCTCATTCTACAATTAAATGACCTTTATCATAGACACCGAGAATACCCCTGCCTCTAAGCCACCTTACTCAGGTTTGGTCGAATCCTGACTAGTTTTGGATGTTGCTTCCTTTGTCAGTAACTTTTCCCTGAAGGTCGGCGTCAAAGATATATCAAGTATGAAACCTATAGGAGGAGCCCCGATGATGAGGAGAATGGCTTTGGCATGGCTTGCTTTAACCCTGTTTGTGGGACTATCCATACCAGCTGCAGGAGCGGCGTCGCTGACGACAGAAGAGAAATTCCAGGCGCTGAAGCGGGAGGGCATTATGACCGGGTTCGAGGACGGCTCGTCCCGCCTGCACGAATCCATGTCCCGCGAGCAATTTGCGACCGTGCTTCACAGACTGCTGGATTTGCCGAACGCTACAACCACGCCCCGCTTTACGGATGTTCTGAAAACTCGCTGGTCGTATTCATCCGTGCAAGCGGTCAGGCATGCAGGCCTTATGGTCGGCAAGGGAGAGAACCGGTTCGAGCCAACCGCCCCCGTTAAGGTGGAGGAGCTGGCGGTCGTGCTGCTCAAAATCAATCATGTGTCGGCTTACCCCAATGTCGTCTTCGCGGGCAACGTATCGCCATGGGCGAAAACAGCTGTCGGAACCGTCATAAGCAAGGGTTGGATTGCCCCCATGAACGATTATACCGTCCATGCTACGCGAGCCGTGCTCGTGGAAGCCATTTATGCGGTGTATATGGGCTGGGGAAGCATGCTTGACGTGAAGTCCGTTGAAGCGCTGAACGTCCAGTCCATTAGAGTCAACCTGAAGGCGCAGGCCGGTTCGGCGGACATCGGCCGTTTCACCCTGAGGGATGACCTGGGCAACGTCGTGCCTATTCTTGTGGCGACAGTCAGCGGCGATGGCTTATCCGTATATCTGACGACGGGGTATCAGCAGGAGAATCGGAAGCACTTTTTGATTATTGATGGGAAAGCATGGACCTACACTTCGACCAGATCGGATATGGCCAAACCCACCATTACGGCGTTCGACCGAGTGACGGCACGCGTCTATGTCTTGACCTTCTCGGAGCCGGTAGACTACGGGACGGCTACCAATCCCGCTAACTATTCCTTCACGGGCGGCTTGAAGCTGACGAAGCTGGAGCACTCCTCCGACCGAAGACAAGTCACGATCACCACATCGAAGCAAACGGATAACGTGAGATACGCGCTTACCGTTAAGAATGTAAAGGATCTCGCCGGCAACATCATGGATACGCGAACAGACCTGTCTATCATCGGCAGCGATGATGCTTCGAAGCCTACGATCCTGGAGTCGGAGTTCAAGGTAAATGCTGACGCGTCGCTTACCATCCGATTCAGCGAGAAGGTTCAGCGGGACATCGCCATACAGACTGGAAGATACAGCATACCGGGTCTGTCGATTGTATCGGCTAGCCTGGACAACGAAGGGCGGACCATCACGCTGCGCACTTCGGCGCAGCAAGACAAAACCGTATACACCCTAACTGTGTCAGGCATTGTCGATCTTGCTGGCAACGTGATGGATACAAAGTCCGGCTTGCTGTTCGGAGGCATCTCCAATCCAGTCCTTCCGGTAAAGCTTCAAAGTGTGACCGCGGTCAATGAGAATACAATAGAGGCTGCGTTCGATAGAGATGTGACAGACGCGGACGTCTCGGCCATAACCGCCACCATTCTGAAGGACAATGGTTCGAATGTGTTGATGTCCGGCTGGAGCCAATATGCCGTTCGCAAGCCCGGCTCGAACCGGATGGTGACCGTTCAATTCCGGACGGGCAGCGCCAGCAATCCCGGCTTGTTCCAGCCAGGCCATGTATACACGGCCAAGGTAACAGGCGTTAAGTCGCTGCTGACACAGGACGGCGCGAACGAAGCCACCTTCGCCGGGACGATCACCGCCAACGAAGCGCCTTATGCGAAGCAGATCATCGTATTGAACCGCACATCCATAAAGGTTGTGTTCAGCGAGCCGGTGAAGAACGTCAGCGCTGCCGCGTTCCTTCTGAGGGAGCAAGAAGGCGCCGCTGTGGCTATTGATCGTGCCGAGCCCAATAACAATCAGTTGGTTGTCACTGAGGTGACGCTCAAGCTGACCAAGGATATGACGCCCGGCCGGGTATATGAGCTCTCATTCAAGGCTGGTATTACCGACGCGGCCGGCTTCAATGGGTGGAAGACGAAGAACGGGAACGAAGACATGAGTTTGCTGTTCACAGGCG
This genomic window contains:
- a CDS encoding FAD-dependent oxidoreductase; this translates as MIIGSELEGAYLARAAHDEGLKVLMLDPREKVGGQLLQGQMLYLDEPTDDAGNTLLQGQVKTLFQEFKRGNIRKLEEFQVYVDELLSGIPIQSGIEIVDVQMNQGERKEVKALTYKKSSGEIKTIQAKYWVENTDAAYLSSRLSDTRIPGVETIFKVDGKAYMASSLMMKFKGVDWKRFQKEVNALDDSAKADKYGAYTFVTDTFTWGFGKVGGSFTPSREDIFLRGLNILNQGDGEALINALLIHNVEPTDEARVQEAVALGKSETERVLLHLQQKLPGWEEAAINDFPDYLYIRDYDRYETEYVLTAADLLSGTMFWDNVSIGGYPLDIQGIQQSPWGVSLGRPDQYGMPLRSFMLKDYANVVVAGKNVGASAPAYGSARIQANTALAGEVIGIMLGQINGQKSLLDMTEEEMAELQHYIEKKYDIQLVSEGAVNKIKDYSKEELKLIIEHSRHLRGGGFLGCCSSRNKVVAIFF
- a CDS encoding Ig-like domain-containing protein; this encodes MMRRMALAWLALTLFVGLSIPAAGAASLTTEEKFQALKREGIMTGFEDGSSRLHESMSREQFATVLHRLLDLPNATTTPRFTDVLKTRWSYSSVQAVRHAGLMVGKGENRFEPTAPVKVEELAVVLLKINHVSAYPNVVFAGNVSPWAKTAVGTVISKGWIAPMNDYTVHATRAVLVEAIYAVYMGWGSMLDVKSVEALNVQSIRVNLKAQAGSADIGRFTLRDDLGNVVPILVATVSGDGLSVYLTTGYQQENRKHFLIIDGKAWTYTSTRSDMAKPTITAFDRVTARVYVLTFSEPVDYGTATNPANYSFTGGLKLTKLEHSSDRRQVTITTSKQTDNVRYALTVKNVKDLAGNIMDTRTDLSIIGSDDASKPTILESEFKVNADASLTIRFSEKVQRDIAIQTGRYSIPGLSIVSASLDNEGRTITLRTSAQQDKTVYTLTVSGIVDLAGNVMDTKSGLLFGGISNPVLPVKLQSVTAVNENTIEAAFDRDVTDADVSAITATILKDNGSNVLMSGWSQYAVRKPGSNRMVTVQFRTGSASNPGLFQPGHVYTAKVTGVKSLLTQDGANEATFAGTITANEAPYAKQIIVLNRTSIKVVFSEPVKNVSAAAFLLREQEGAAVAIDRAEPNNNQLVVTEVTLKLTKDMTPGRVYELSFKAGITDAAGFNGWKTKNGNEDMSLLFTGV
- the cyoE gene encoding heme o synthase, translating into MRMQSNAMSVEPISTSVTKVLFETIKIGIVKSNLIAMIAGLSMAMYVHQIAFLDKIGNMALALIGSTFVIGAAGIFNNLYDRDIDRLMNRTKNRPTVSGIIDVWSGLLLGGWIALGGLVALYIASPLAALMGFLGLFLYVVPYTMWTKRRTVYNTEVGSLSGAMPPLIGWAAISPDIYHPGSIALFVLMVIWQMPHFYAIAIRRMEEYRAAGIPMLPVVKGIRRTYLQMNVYLAALFLSSYLFWSFNPYIAAANALLSLVWLVMSVRGYRRQQEEQWARSMFIFSLNHITILLLMIVGYCIAAPLFQ
- a CDS encoding YihY/virulence factor BrkB family protein, which produces MIRDSKLYLLFKNVYCRFRDDDVPALGAQLTYYFILSFFPFLIFVVSLMSFVQLSGDSVVAELIRLLPEQTGEAIEGILQEVTSDSRGALLSIGMIATLWSASNGVNAVIKGVNKAYDVEESRPFWKVRAISLAATVVLAIAIMLAIVLLIFGEVIGRFIFNWFPSPVGFGPIWDTLKYVVPISFMIVVFSLLYWIVPNRLISFKSALPGALFATFGWIATSLLFQFYINHFGNYSKTYGSIGGIIILLIWLYISSIIIMLGGEINAALASSSSKRE
- the tnpB gene encoding IS200/IS605 family element RNA-guided endonuclease TnpB, producing MLQHKAFKFRIYPSHVQIMQLRKTLGCCRFVFNHLLAKWSQTYQATGKGLSYNTCATQLPEMKREWSWLKEVDSIALQSAVRNLADGFQRYFNKQNDLPRFKSRKYPVQSYTTRYTNGNIAVKGNRLQLPKLGWVPYAKSREIEGRILSATVRLAPSGKWFVSLVCEVDIQPLPLTDSILGIDVGIKYLAVPSEGPAMDNPRYTLRYERLLTKWQRILARRKQGGSNWSKAKRKVALIHERIRNSRLDAMHKQTTKWIRENQTICLEDLRIANMMKQRHLAKHIADASWGEMSRQLHYKAKWYGRTIKETPVFAPTSQTCHVCGYKQAEVRDLSVRGWTCVSCQTPHDRDWNAAQNIKAMAQ
- a CDS encoding VTT domain-containing protein, producing the protein MVISIFGFIPSVFLSGANVAIFGLVPGFLISWIGEILGSIVTYWLYGKGVTWFLHKQQRNWKWQRSWRDMSRRKQFTALLLARITPAVPSAFVTIAALASSIPFGVYLFATIIGKLPSIAMETLLMHDLLFLKEHAFRFMISLALLLALYLYLRKQTKKFT
- a CDS encoding RNA polymerase sigma factor — protein: MKSDKELFEANKEDVYKLCRLMSSSQSDAEDICQEVFVKALGQDRSRITEEKAWLLRIAANLCRNQYSRRKRGLQKELLSYFLRKPALPLQPDDQVIRREQQDEFVKWLEELPIKLRAALSLRYGNGLSLEETAKVLDIPLGTVKSRIHKGLAVLRGRIEAEERYNRKGENCYDAFSGKEA
- a CDS encoding DUF4179 domain-containing protein, yielding MTHLVEKKLEAIARAGEPDYEIMWGRIEKRLGHVRPITTRPGISGNKKKTIILAASVAIMTAVPVVASVHNSGWESLWNGQSSYNAIELGLGNRLDHTVTSGGIAMTLNGVATDDQRMNILLTMDDTDLPAYDVVTFDRSQLASEKGVEDGIQVQLKHVPEEGRLYGLATVQNNLGDGRERYQLTLDHLVFYKYTSVPVAIKPAQSQGKAVQLVGSPAKSIAIISTIRENNVLTVRYELNGVNDYLKHNPQLQLVSGDQVLKPQNSALLPSEKPNVLLRQSTFNISDADLAKARFELAALEEAGRKEGSWRFDFKAAGKKAAQAIFAMTLNPDTVVNDSYMKFTELVVTPLEIRLMYDEKQNFPEPGQPLIQYETVKLIADGRELDSGTGFNTTEDGRYYRRFELPSWYEQKAWGSVPIQVILSGQKAQERAEADHAVTLAQPSASKKTATTEQHGATVTFTYYKDGKDLMVESASDNPLFGGITQSYLNINGERMFPELNPTPPGGNGTNRKVERYVNVPNGDLTLNPFLYVWFDPKATTVLQLQ